ctagtagagtccttcttatcggtgtgtagtcgaccacatctataattatgAGGCTACTTGgaaatttaggaataatacccttctttgatgttctcgatcgtgcgataaagctgattgtaagattgttcctcctttaactcgtgcattgctctaactttcagtacatagtgcctaggaagaaggcaagaacaggccaaggagccaatgtcaccccaggtgTGGCAGTTAATTCTATATTtggtgatgcgggtgagcaccaggggggtgaggatattcccccaattaCTACACCCCCTGATTCTACTATTCGTACTCAGACTGCACCAGTTCTTACACCTACAAAgggtgcaacggttcctccaactgatattccagatCCACCTTCAGCCCAGCTTCTTGTCCTAGTGTTTTTGATGGggaccttaggggagccatacagatgctgactcagataatggcttctcaggcccagagatcgaatgttgcacctacttcttccagtcagccagtgGAATCTGCTAGtcccagggtgaacaagtttcttcagttagatcctccagtgttcacgggtactaatcccaaggaggacccccgggacttcattgatgagatacaCAAGACTCTCCTAGTTATGTGTGCTACTAAGACTGAGGGAGTGGATTTGGCCTCCTACTGCCTGCAAGGGGTTGCCTatttttggtttgaggtatgggaggagtcccatgaggaggggagccctctggCGAGGTGGAGTGAATTCActgatgcctttatggatcatttcttgcctgccgagactaaggagACCCGTGCCattgagtttgagagcctgaggcagggtagcatgaatgtgtgggagtaccagaTGGAGTTCGcgtgcctgtccaagtatgctattcacatgttgcccattatgcaggctagagtgcgccggtttgtgcaaggccttagccccttggttattaatgaggccactacagttgccttgaattctgatattaactatgggaagatggtggtgtttgctcaagctacagagaaccataaactgaagaatagaatggagcgtgagGGTAGAAGCAAGGACCAGTCTGCGGGAAAcattggtggttcttctggtggtggtggtggtaggtcagcatttaggggagggtcatcagggccatctcaTTCATTCGCTCAGTCTTCAATGAGTGCACAACCATTAGGGCCCAGTCAGTAGCAGTGGAGTCATTTGAGTCCCAATCAGGTCAATAAGGGACCCCACCAGTAGGGTCGGCTTAGAGGGAGATTCCagtagcagcggaggcccccatgccttAAGTGTAGGAGGATGTACTTCAGGGtttgcttcatggacctacctatattcTACGAGTGTGGTATGAGGTGTCACATTTAGAGGGATTGCCACTCGTCTCACCAGATCATGGGCAGGGGTGCGGCACAGCCagctagttctgcagctactacatatGCAGTGCCTCTTCCAGCTTGAGGCAGTCCAGtgcccgcagggcgtggtgcagctaggggtggtaccCAGAACTCGGGAGGGCCtagcagattttatgctatgcggaggagttaagattcagaggcttctccagatgttgtcataggtatattgaATGTCCAGTCctatgatgtatatgctcttattgatcccggttccactctgtcatatgtcactccttatattgctatggaatttgggatagaaccagaacagcttcatgagtcgttatctgtatctactccagttggcggGTCTATTGTGGCTGtgtgggtttatagggattgtgttgtcacggtgtgtGGTCAGAACACCATGGACGATCTTATTGAAttagggatggttgattttgatgtaataacggggatggactggcttattcatatttttctaagcttgattgtcgaaccagaatcgttaggtttgaatttccaaaggATCCaattattgaatggaagggggatgatgtggtgccgaagggtaagtttatttcttaccttaaggccacaaagatgattaacaagtggtgtatctaccatttagtccgggttacagacaccgatgcttaggcacctatacttgagtctatgcctgttgtgaatgaatttccataggtctttccggatgagctccctgggatcccaccagacagggagattgattttgggattgatgtggtaccgggcacgcagcctatatctattccaccctacagaatggcaccgacagaattgaatgAACTAAAGGAGCAACTGAAGGACTTGTTAGAAAAGTGTTTCATTTGGCCGTGTGTGTCGCCTTGGGGGCGCATTGGTCCTCTTTGTTAGGAAGAACTATGGGTcactaaggatgtgtattgactatcgacagctcaacaaggtcacaatcaagaataagtacccacagccaaggataaatgacttgcttgatcaattgcagggtgctaagtgtTTCTCTaatattgatttaagatccgggtatcaccaattgaagatcagggagcaggatattccaagaacaactttcaggacccggtatgggcactttgaatttctggtaatgtcgtttgggctaacaaatgccccggcagctttcatggaacTTATGAATCAagtcttcaagcctttcctcaactcttttgtgatagtgtttattgatgatatccttgtatattcacgaagtcgagaggactaTGCCGATCATATTAGGGCAGTTCTACAGACtttatatcagcacaagttgtatgcgaagtttttgaaatgtgaatttttgcttgaatctattacattcttgggtcatgtcgtctcaagagaaggaattaaggttgatcctcaaaagattgcagctgtgaagaattagcctagacctacaactccaacagagattcacagtttcttgagCTTAGCTAGATATTACAGGAAAtttgtggagaggttctctacCTTTGCCtttccgttgactaaattgacgcagaaggcgattaagttccaatggtcagatgcttgtgaaaggagcttccaagagtaaaaatcaagattgactacggcaccagtgttgactctaccGGAGGGTACGgatgaatttgtggtatattgtgatacttcaAGGATCAGACTTgtgtgtgtattaatgcaacatggcaaggtgatagcttatgcttctaggcaactcaagaatcatgaaaagaactacctaacacatgacttagagctcgcGGCAATGGCtgttgcattgaagatttggtgtcattatttgtatggggtccatgtggatatattcacggaccataagagccttcaatatattttcaagcagaaggaattgaatctgagacagagaagatggcttgagttactcaaggattatgacatcgatatcctatatcatTAGGGGAAGGCTAACATTGTGGCTGATGCTCTTAGCGGGAACTCTATGGGCAGCTTGGCTCAcctggaggcatatcaaaggctgtTGTCCAAGGAGGTTCattggttggctagtttgggagttcatcttaagaactctagtgaaggaggggtgattatgcaaaatagggctgaatcatcgcttatggtggaggtcaaggagaagcaatacaacgatccattgttgatacaattgaaggaggggattcataaacataagaccatggattTTTCTCTTggaatggatgatggtacactaaggtaccaagggccactatgtgttccaaatatagatggtctccgggaagaATCATGACCAAGGCTCACACTTTTAGGTATCCgatgcacccgggctctacaaacatgtatcatgatcttaaggaagtctactggtggaatgatatgaagaagaatgtagcggactttgtggcgagataaccaaattgtcaacaagtaaaggccgaacaccaacggtccagtgggttggcacagatcatagaaattccaatgtggaagtgggaaataatCATTATTGACTTTGTAGTGGGACTACCTCGCATGCCTCGTAAGTATGAcacaatttgggtgattgttgatccACTCATGAAATCAGCTCGCTTTTTACctattaaggctaccgacacagcataatagtatgctcagttgtatatcaaggaaatagataggttgcatggcactccagtttctattatctcagatcgaggggcacagttcacaactaacttttggaagaaattttagcaaggtttgggtactcaggtgaatcttaatacaacctttcacccgcagactgatgggcaggcagagcggactattcagatgcttgaggatatgttgcgcgcttgtgttcttgccttcaagggtagctgggatgatcattttccactcgtagaattttcctacaacaacagttatcatgctagtattcagatagcactgttcgaggctttatatggtaggatatGTAGATGTCCCATTGGggggttcgagattggggaagccaAATTGATAGGACCACTCCTCGTGCATctggctatggagaaggttaaaatcattaaggatcAGTTGGAAACTTCTCaaagtcatcaaaaatcctattcggatgtgcgtcgcAGGGATTTGCAGTTCAAaaaggatgattgggtattcttgaaggtttcccccatggtgggcataatgcggtttggtaagaaatggaagttgagtccgaggtacattggaccatacagaatcattcagaggattggtcgggtggcttacaagcttaaACTACCTCCAgggatgtctttagtgcacccggtgtttcacgtatccatgttgaagaaggtggttggagattcgtCGCTTATTATgccagttgagactattgagatTAATGAAGAACTGacctatgaagaaattccagttgcccttcttgataggcaagtccgaaagctaaaaaataaagaaattgcctccgtgaaagtactatggcgaaaccaacaggttgaagaggccacttgggaggccgaggaagaaatgaagaagaagtaccctcatttgtttgaatagctatgtaattgtaTCTATGAAATTATTgcctatgaattatgtatcacttgtataattgatgttaagggtgttcctttcttgTGATatgttgcttatgaggccacgattGGTGTTGTTTTAGTGTTATGTTGCGTCATTGGACTATGTATATGTTGTTAAAATTTTTTTCTAGGATTCTCTCAccggtggataggcccagttccaagggaaactctgtcgaaatttttGGGAATTTGGGGAGTGAGTCAAAATTTGGAACTGCGGGTGTGTGAAGTAACAGTCGAGTCATATTGAATGCTAATGGTAGATTTAGAcactcattcaaggacgaatgatcttgAGCGGGGGAGGATGTAGGGCCCTGTGAAATTTCACCTAGATCCCGAGGTTTTGTGGTACCAAGGTAAGCTAATGTGTTTGGGGTTGCTCAGTGCGTCGAGGAGTTGAAGGAAAAGGTTTACGGAACATGGTAGTTCTGCGGACCACTATACAACCGCAGAACCAGTTTGCGGGCCGCAAATCGGTCGCAGAATGAAGAGAAAGATTTGCCAATTTTGAgaaccattatgcggccgcagatccattttgcgggccgcagatCCAATCACAGAACCAGCATGATAAATTTTagaaggaggttctgcggtcgactatgcgatcgcagaattggtctgcggaccgcaaaccTGTCGCAAAGTGAAGCAGAAATGCCCAGTTCTGGGaggtcattatgcggtccattttatGGACATCAGAagtgttatgcggtcacatatgcgactgcagatctGCATttgggcttcatttttctaattttataacccgacccccatttcgtTTATCCAACCTGAAGGTTCATTTTTGGGCGATTACCTGATATTTTAGGGAGAGGAGAAAgttattctagagagaggaaagggaggaccaaggatttcactactctactCTAATCAAACCTTGGAATTTCATCCAAAGGAACAtgctagggcttcaaaaaggAAGAATATTTCCACCAATTATTCAATTTTGGGCTTGGGTTGATTATGGGTGGTGAGGGtagatttatcacatgcatgagctaacAGAGACTATGGGGAAGTTGTTGAACCCTCTTGGGTGGTTTTGTTCTTGAATTAGTTGAGGGAAGGTTGGGACATCAGTGCAGCAGCTCTTGCCATACGAATTCCTCTAATCATGCTTGTAATTCTCCCCTCTTCTATAGATTAACATAGTTAGAAGTGTCGGGACGTTATTGTCACACCAAGGAAATctctttcgaggtatgaaggctaaactcttcttctagtatcgaAATTCCCGAATCCTTGCAAAACTCCATCAtgtgtagtcgaacttgaaacACTGTTGAGGTGGGATGTTCAAGCTAGTAAATTGATTCTCAAATTGCATAACGTGTTCGAACCATCATGTGTTAAAGAGTTtctattgtgacttaattatATTATACCCTTTTGGGAAGAAAACCTTGTATGGAATCAATGTGATCAAACACTTATTTCCCATATGATGAGACCTtatgaacttacacttgctaaggccaaaggtgccaaacggTTGATTGGAAGAAAACccttttgtacaaactattattgtTTTCGGAATATAAATTGTGGTATTgcgattacacctccacccgcatatattggggtgaggcggcagggccgctttgtgtagaattGTAGTATTGTGGTTACACCTCCCCTCGCATACATTGGGTGAGGCAgtagggccgctttatgtagaattatggtattgtggttacacctccacccgcatacattagggtgaggcggcagggccgctttgtgtagagttgtggtattgtgattacacctccacccatatacattggggtgaggcggaagggACGCttagtgtagagttgtggtattgtgattactcatccacccgcatacattggggtgaggcgacagggccgctttgtgtagagtttatggtatcgtgattgcacctccacccgtatatattggggtgaggcgacagggccactttgtgtaaagGTGGTTACAGAAGATCCCcgacttaaaatttataaatgctactggaagctcttaataaatttgctttgactttaacggctatctaagccctttatttgttaccatgattcatcatatccaTGTTGTATTTACAAATCCTTGAATAGGTGTTtgagttttcatactagtactattcgacatgtactaacgtcccttttgccgggggtgctgcatctttaatggatgcaggtggttccacagcgggaGGCACTGATTAGTTATTGCGGTACACTCTCTccttagctgacttggtgagccccacttcattctggggtcgtgcatcttttgttcattgtgtattatgttttgagggatacccggagccttgttgccgacactatcattgtactcttttgtatctattataggctctgtagacatagtgtgggttgtgtattggtgttgggaaagtcaagctagtaatgtcgtatgtgtattacttgttccacttcaaactatgaaagtgtttgtattttgagacttaaaaataGAGTAACTAATAGTAATGAAGCTGGGGTTATTTATGGAATCCTCTCAGTGTTTAATTAATAGCatatatctcctctttattcatgggtgagtttgggtagaaggaaatctaatatgcttgctcggctgggttatctcggttgagcgtcggtcgcgctccccgatgtCAGGGCATGACActaagttattaggcacagatttggttcgatATGCCTTGCaaaaggtcaagatgatccaggatcggcttcgtacagcccaatctagacagaagagttatgcagatcggaaggttcgtgatgttgaattcatggttggagagcgagtcttgctccggatttcacccatgaagggtgtgatgaggttcgggaagaagcacaagttgatccctaggtatattagaCCTTTTGACATCCTTGAGatgattggtgaggtggcctacaagcttgcattgccacctagtttatctgcgATTCATCCGGTGTCCCATGTATCTATGTTCTGGAAGTACTATGGTGATCCGTCTTATGTTTTATACTTCAGCACTGTCCAATTggacgaggatttgacttatattgaggagcgtgtggctatcttggacagacaggtccggaagttgagatcaaagaacattgtttcagtgaaggttcaatggaggggtcatctagtcgaggaggcaacctgggagaccgagcacgataTGCAGAGACATTATCCTCGtctattcaccacttcaggtatgtccttatgcatgTTCGAAGACGGacatttattttaagagggggagaatgtaacgacccgataagTCATTCTGTGTAATTGTGACATGTTTCCCCttatgatgcttcacacatgtgtgtttatgattttatgacttacggggtcaGTTAGTTTTGTTCTaggaagctttcgggttgatttagactcttgattcttgacttagaggtttaaattagaaaatgttgaccaaactttgatttttgtgaaaacaaccccggaacTGTGTTTTGATgactccgatagcttcgtattttgatttcggacttgggcgtatgcccagaattgatttcggaagtctgtaggttgatttgtgttgatttgccgaaacttggcaatttgaagttgaaagatttgaccgtaggttgaatttTAGCTATtgagctcggaatttgatttttgggacttggaataggtctgttatggtaTTTAGATCTTGCCtgcaaatttggtgtcatttggagttgatttgataggattcaaacGTTTAGTTGTTactttagaaattcttgaactttactttgaaattcatgtcttttagtgttcgattcgtagttttagatgttttgTTTGTTTTAATCCTGTGAGAGAGTTcctatgatgtttttagacttttgtggaggtttggtttggagccttgagggctcggatgagtttcggacatgtttcaAAATTGTTTGGACTGAAATTGGATTATTGGTGCTGCTGTGCTGGTGCTCAGGTattgcaattgcgagcaccaacatTGCAATTGTGAAGGTGACAGTTGGggctctgatgtcgcaattgtgactcccccttctttgggacacattgaaccagataggtccatgaactatcggagatggaGTAGACAACCCCAgcatccaaccatttgataatctccttcttgacgacttcttgcatagcctcattgagtcttctttgatgttcaatagatagtttagcaccatcctccaacttgatcttatgcatgcaaaatgcggggcttataccccgaatatccgccagaGTCCACCCAATagacttcttcctcttttgtaacaccgccaatgtggaatcaacCTGCACGTTAATCAAACAAGAGGAacgaataactggtaaagtagaacaagggttaataaattcataccgaagttgtggaggcaatggcttcaactccaaagtaggtggctcttcaatagaaggctttgtatgaggagtcttcctattttcaagatccaaagataatttttgggatgcatagttgtacgaccccattccttgcaaagaattcacacactccatgaaaccatccatctcgtcatcatcaaagttaagAAAAACGaattccaacatatcaccaacattgattgtagcacttgtatcatcaacaataatattggtcaccaaatccacaaaacaacacacctcattgctatttggttgccgcatagacttacacacatggaataccacttgttTATCACCAAcctggaaagtgagttctccagcTTCCACATCACAAAGATCCTTACCCGTAGAAAgtaaaggtctcccaagaatgatagtcacttcataatcaactttacaatctagaataacaaagtCCATCGCAAGAATGGACTTATCAACCATCCTCAATCACTCCCAACTCCTCTTCATGGTACGAAcgaccatttgcaacctcatagatgtggttcttggttgcccaattcctaaagttttgaaaaccgaatagggcatcaaattgatactcgccccaagatcacaaagagctttagcaaactcggcattCCCAATTTTACAAGGAATCATGAAAGCACCGAGATCCTCTAACTTATGAGCCATGGAatgaacaattgcactcacttgatgagtgaccttgatagtttcaaaattcattgaccgcttttTGGTCACAAGttctttcataaactttgcataatcgGGTATTTGTTCCAATGCTTCTACCAATGGCACAAtaattgagagactcttcatcatttgaatgaacttcttgaattgattctaactatttttcttggcaagtctttgaggatagggaggtggaggcttaggcaatggtgccttagccttttgcactaccggctccggtatgtcaatgatgagctccctagatgggttcacctcctcttgagatTCTTCAACACTGTCATCAATGTCAATCTGAACCTTATAATTTGCTTGAACAACATTGTTTGGGATTTTATCTTCTTATATCACTTGGTCATCATCCATAAGTCGCCtttcacttgaggtgggtgcattcctgcctcttccacttcttgtgttAACTGCCATAGCATGCCCCGTATTATtgccaccctttgggttcaccactgtgtcacttggtagtgcacccttaggacgataattaagagcttgagagattttccccatttgaacttcaaattacggattgatgtgttgtgtgaggcaagttgggcatccgaatcagcattcttttccatcatttgcttaaacatattCTCGATACgacccatctcattgtttgaagatttgaaccatgggaaggataaggaggtgggttgctagATTGTTGATACATTGGAGGTCTTTGAGAACCTGACCCCCGGTTTAGTTGATTGTTTCCCCAaccaccttgattgttgcctccccaatttccttggttattttcacaccaatttccttgattgttgttgttatgccaattccatTAATTGTTAGAACTCCAAGTGCCTTGGTTATGTTGTGGTCGTCATTGTTGTTGATTGGAGCCTTTGGAAATTGTTCttttgcccttgaaaattgttcacatattgaaccCCCTCTTCTTGCTCatgataagaatcatcttgataaAAAACACCATcatcttgcacataattctccactcgggTTTGCATTTTTGGACCCTTGGTCTTCTTCTTGTTCACCAACACATTTACTCCCTCCATAGCATGAACTTTCTTAGGAGCTTGCACTTGATTAAGTTGGGCTTTTTCTAGTTGAGTCATTGTTGTTGTCAAtttggcaatggcttgcccatggtcttgcaactctttgtggaggtgaatcatgttgggatcaccttgtggaacattagctcgGGATTTCCAAGCCGATGACGTTTCCGCCATCTCATCAAGAATGTCACA
The DNA window shown above is from Nicotiana tomentosiformis chromosome 8, ASM39032v3, whole genome shotgun sequence and carries:
- the LOC138897629 gene encoding uncharacterized protein, with the translated sequence MASQAQRSNVAPTSSSQPVESASPRVNKFLQLDPPVFTGTNPKEDPRDFIDEIHKTLLVMCATKTEGVDLASYCLQGVAYFWFEVWEESHEEGSPLARWSEFTDAFMDHFLPAETKETRAIEFESLRQGSMNVWEYQMEFACLSKYAIHMLPIMQARMVVFAQATENHKLKNRMEREGRSKDQSAGNIGGSSGGGGGRSAFRGGSSGPSHSFAQSSMSAQPLGPSILNVQSYDVYALIDPGSTLSYVTPYIAMEFGIEPEQLHESLSVSTPVGGSIVAVWVYRDCVVTVCGQNTMDDLIELGMVDFDVITGMDWLIHIFLSLIVEPESLGLNFQRIQLLNGRGMMWCRRGAKCFSNIDLRSGYHQLKIREQDIPRTTFRTRYGHFEFLGKANIVADALSGNSMGSLAHLEAYQRLLSKEVHWLASLGVHLKNSSEGGIALFEALYGRICRCPIGGFEIGEAKLIGPLLVHLAMEKVKIIKDQLETSQSHQKSYSDVRRRDLQFKKDDWVFLKVSPMVGIMRFGKKWKLSPRYIGPYRIIQRIGRVAYKLKLPPGMSLVHPVFHVSMLKKVVGDSSLIMPVETIEINEELTYEEIPVALLDRILSPVDRPSSKGNSVEIFGNLGSESKFGTAGV
- the LOC138897630 gene encoding uncharacterized protein, whose product is MKGVMRFGKKHKLIPRYIRPFDILEMIGEVAYKLALPPSLSAIHPVSHVSMFWKYYGDPSYVLYFSTVQLDEDLTYIEERVAILDRQVRKLRSKNIVSVKVQWRGHLVEEATWETEHDMQRHYPRLFTTSGFKRLVVTLEILELYFEIHVF